Below is a window of Lodderomyces elongisporus chromosome 3, complete sequence DNA.
gtttttttttttttttctgtcgTCTATCACCTGCGATTCGTGTCacctttattttatttttttattttttattttttattttttttttgctcttttgcttttttgcttttttgcttttttgcttcttcttcttcctctctcttttttttttttttttcttttgatcaaaaatTTATAGAACACGTACTACCAGCAACTATATACCGACGCCATCAATCACCAACTCCTCCCTCCTTCCAATAACTACTAGACAATACCACAGCAGCTCCCTGATCAACCAGAACAAGCACTGCAGTAATTCCGTCACTACAAACAACtatcaaaagaagaagcgtAGTCCAAATCTGGTATAGCTCTCTAACCAACAATATCTTTGGCACAAGTATAACACAACATAtatacaatatatatatatatatacacaacatatatatatatacatacaacatatatacatacacatatatatatatatacatacatatatatatacttatataCTTATTTATACTTACACACGGAAGCATAGCACCTACATCCCCACGTCCACccacaataataataatcacaacaacaactacaactataacatcatcatcagtaTACAATGTCGACGGACCATCAGGAAGCAGCAGACATAGACTCTATTGTCGACAGATTACTAGAAGTAAGAGGCTCTAGACCCGGTAAACAAGTCACTTTACAAGAACACGAGATTCGTTATCTCTGTACTAAGGCAAGAGAGATTTTTATCCAGCAACCTATCCTCTTGGAGTTGGAAGCACCAATCAAGATATGTGGAGACATTCACGGTCAGTACTATGACTTGTTGCGATTATTCGAATACGGCGGTTTCCCTCCCGAGGCAAACTATCTTTTCCTTGGTGACTATGTCGATAGAGGTAAACAGAGTTTGGAGACTATTTGTCTCTTGTTGGCCTACAAAATTAAGTATCCCGAAAACTTTTTCATCTTGAGAGGAAACCACGAGTGTGCCTCAATCAACCGTATTTACGGATTCTACGACGAGTGTAAGAGAAGATACAATATCAAGTTGTGGAAAACATTCACCGATTGCTTCAATTGCTTGCCCATTGCTGCGATTATCGACGAAAAGATCTTTTGTATGCACGGAGGCTTGTCGCCAGACTTGAACTCGATGGAACAAATTAGAAGAGTTATGAGACCAACAGATATCCCAGATGTCGGTTTGTTGTGCGACTTGTTATGGTCTGACCCCGATAAGGACATCACGGGATGGTCTGAAAACGATCGTGGTGTCTCATTCACATTTGGCCCCGATGTCGTATCTCGTTTCTTGCAGAAGCACGACATGGACTTGATCTGTAGAGCTCACCAGGTTGTTGAGGATGGCTACGAATTTTTCAGCAAAAGACAGTTGGTGACTTTGTTCTCCGCTCCAAACTACTGTGGCGAATTCGATAACGCTGGTGCAATGATGTCAGTTGACGAATCCTTATTGTGCTCCTTCCAAATCTTGAAGCCAGCCGACAAGAAACCAAGGTATCCTACCGGAGGAGCCAATGTTGGGAACAGATCAAGTGGTGCGAACACACCGGGcagaaagcaaaagaaggcagggaaataaataatgttttttttctcttcttttttttttttggctttcaAGAATAGTTTTGTTGTTCCTTCCAACTATTAATTTATTCTCAATCTATGACACAATGAAACATTGCTACAACCATTTTCAACCACTTTTGTACATTACACATTACACATCTTTATAACCTTTAGCGATTATACACAATCAAATAAACCAAACCTAACCGAGTTCAACCAAATCAAACCAAATCAAACCAAATCAAACCAAATCAAATTAAATCAAAttaaatcaaatcaaactaAGCTAAGCCAAGATAAGCTAAGCTAAGTCCACACTCCTTTTTACATATAAACATTCATTTCATTACACTTGAAGAAATTCAGAATAATTTTGACCTCCCTTTCCAGTCTAGTCGCATAACGTCTGCGCTTGCATtttaaagaacaaaaaaaaaaaatttggcaGAACTTAAAGTACAAAgaattgtattttttttttttgtcttttctgTTGGACGAATGATCTATAGTGTGGTCCTAATTATtgggtttcttt
It encodes the following:
- the GLC7 gene encoding type 1 serine/threonine-protein phosphatase catalytic subunit glc7, with the translated sequence MSTDHQEAADIDSIVDRLLEVRGSRPGKQVTLQEHEIRYLCTKAREIFIQQPILLELEAPIKICGDIHGQYYDLLRLFEYGGFPPEANYLFLGDYVDRGKQSLETICLLLAYKIKYPENFFILRGNHECASINRIYGFYDECKRRYNIKLWKTFTDCFNCLPIAAIIDEKIFCMHGGLSPDLNSMEQIRRVMRPTDIPDVGLLCDLLWSDPDKDITGWSENDRGVSFTFGPDVVSRFLQKHDMDLICRAHQVVEDGYEFFSKRQLVTLFSAPNYCGEFDNAGAMMSVDESLLCSFQILKPADKKPRYPTGGANVGNRSSGANTPGRKQKKAGK